Genomic window (Thioflexithrix psekupsensis):
TACCTACTGCCCATCTTGAAGCCAATTTACATAGCACATTTGAAAAGACAACCAATGACTTAATCGCCAAAGGTTGGCAATTACACGGCCAAGTCTCCGTGTCATTTCATGGTGACTCTGTGTGTTATGCTCAGGGAATGGTGCAACCCACCGAATAACATTTTTGTTTTAAGGAATTGATTCTGTGAGTGATTTTGAAGGCCAAATTTGGGCAATGCACGATAACGATGATCTGAGTTTTGTTTGTGTTTTACAAC
Coding sequences:
- a CDS encoding DUF1737 domain-containing protein yields the protein MKYQKYRLITTVLPTAHLEANLHSTFEKTTNDLIAKGWQLHGQVSVSFHGDSVCYAQGMVQPTE